One window from the genome of Penaeus monodon isolate SGIC_2016 chromosome 2, NSTDA_Pmon_1, whole genome shotgun sequence encodes:
- the LOC119582601 gene encoding U3 small nucleolar RNA-associated protein 25-like, producing MVDATEKVSNGTSPRGRGGRGGFRGRGGRGGFGGGRSFGQKPRPQEFDKTALFVEFQNKPSIEDIKHFLQAVKGANTVKLGKFLQMHFKTEKEAEEATAKIKDIDGKITVNKAFAQQDKSPKRTLPEAETKPNKKAKKEPVKEEEEQEEEEDDDDDEEEEGEEEEEGDDDDDDDDDDDDDDEEEDDDDE from the exons ATGGTTGACGCAACAGAAAAAGTTTCAAATGGCACATCTCCCAGAGGCCGAGGAGGCCGAGGAGGAttcagagggagaggaggcaggggaggattTGGGGGTGGAAGAAGCTTTGGCCAAAAGCCCAGA CCACAAGAATTTGACAAAACAGCACTTTTTGTAGAGTTTCAAAATAAGCCCAGTATAGAAGATATCAAACACTTCCTGCAAGCAGTGAAAGGTGCAAACACAGTTAAACTTGGAAA ATTTCTACAAATGCACttcaagacagaaaaagaagccGAGGAAGCAACAGCAAAGATTAAGGATATTGATGGAAAAATCACAGTTAATAAGGCCTTTGCACAACA AGATAAATCACCCAAGAGAACCCTGCCTGAGGCTGAAACAAAGCCAAACAAGAAGGCAAAG aaggAACcagtaaaggaagaggaagaacaagaagaggaagaggatgacgatgatgatgaggaagaggagggcgaggaggaagaggagggtgatgatgacgatgacgacgacgacgatgatgacgacgacgatgaggaagaggatgacgatgatgagtgA